In Nymphaea colorata isolate Beijing-Zhang1983 chromosome 3, ASM883128v2, whole genome shotgun sequence, a genomic segment contains:
- the LOC116251290 gene encoding cytochrome b561 and DOMON domain-containing protein At4g17280-like, producing the protein MARSATYRSLLLLCVLGSLICASSAQSTCNSQNFANRVFRACVDLPVLNAFLHWTYFPSNGTIDIAYRATPSVAGGWVAWAINPTGKRMSGSQAIVGYIDSGKVNVITTNVNSYQPSMKNESLSFTVSNLAGESSGNDIILFATLTLPSNSSTLNQVWQNGPMSGGTLAMHSTTGPNIQSMRTLDVLSGQSTSTGGVDSKTRRKNVHGVLNAVSWGILMPIGIIIARYMRMFPSADPAWFYLHVTCQASAYILGVAGWGTGMKLGSESPGVQQTVHRNIGITLFCLGTLQVFALFLRPKKDHKYRIYWNFYHHSVGYTIIILSIINIFKGLKILSAENKWKHTYIGILIALAAIAVVLEIITWIVVLRRRSRNSEKSHHGANGTNGYGVRSAV; encoded by the exons ATGGCTCGCTCGGCCACTTACAGGTCGCTGCTCCTACTCTGCGTTTTGGGCAGCCTCATCTGCGCCTCCTCTGCACAGTCGACCTGCAATTCGCAGAATTTCGCCAACAGGGTCTTTAGGGCCTGCGTCGACCTCCCTGTCCTCAACGCCTTCCTCCACTGGACATACTTCCCTTCCAATGGTACCATCGACATCGCCTACAGGGCTACTCCTTCTGTCGCCGGCGGCTGGGTCGCCTGGGCCATCAATCCCACCGGCAAGCGCATGTCCGGCTCGCAGGCCATCGTGGGCTACATCGACTCCGGCAAGGTCAACGTCATAACCACCAACGTCAACAGCTACCAACCCTCCATGAAGAACGAGAGCCTGAGCTTCACTGTCTCCAACCTCGCCGGCGAGTCCTCCGGCAACGATATCATCCTTTTTGCAACCTTGACCCTCCCGAGCAACAGCTCTACCCTGAATCAGGTGTGGCAGAATGGTCCTATGTCTGGTGGGACTCTCGCCATGCATTCTACCACCGGTCCGAACATTCAGTCGATGAGGACCCTGGATGTCCTCTCCGGTCAGAGCACGTCGACCGGCGGCGTGGATTCCAAGACCCGGAGAAAAAAT GTCCATGGTGTTCTGAACGCAGTCAGCTGGGGCATCCTGATGCCCATTGGCATCATAATTGCGAGGTACATGAGAATGTTCCCTTCTGCCGATCCGGCATGGTTTTACCTCCATGTGACATGCCAAGCCTCGGCATACATTCTCGGCGTTGCCGGTTGGGGAACCGGCATGAAACTCGGGAGTGAATCTCCGGGCGTCCAGCAGACTGTTCACAGGAACATTGGCATCACCCTCTTCTGTCTTGGCACACTTCAG GTTTTTGCTTTGTTCCTAAGACCCAAGAAGGATCACAAGTACCGCATCTACTGGAACTTCTACCACCATTCTGTTGGTTACACAATTATCATCTTGAGCATCATCAACATCTTTAAAGGGTTGAAAATTCTTTCAGCCGAAAACAAGTGGAAACACACATACATTGGGATCCTTATTGCGTTGGCTGCCATTGCCGTTGTCCTAGAGATCATCACATGGATTGTAGTCCTGAGGAGGAGATCAAGAAACTCAGAAAAATCACACCATGGTGCAAATGGAACAAATGGATATGGTGTGAGGTCCGCTGTATAG
- the LOC116250956 gene encoding cytochrome b561 and DOMON domain-containing protein At5g47530-like gives MAHSATYRSLLLLCIVGSLICASSAQTCRSQNFANKNFQTCVDLPVLNAFLHWTYFPSNGTVDIAYRATPSVAGGWVAWAINPTGTRMLGSQAIVGYLVSGTVNVITTSVNSYTPSMQNGSLSFTVSNLAGESSGNDIILFATLSLPSNSSTLNQVWQSGPMSGTTHSPHSTTGANVQSMRTLDLLSGQSTSTGGGDSKTRRKNVHGILNAVSWGILMPTGVIIARYMRVFKSADPAWFYLHVTCQFSAYVVGVAGWGTGMKLGSESPGIQQTFHRNIGITLFCLGTLQVFALFLRPQKDHKYRIYWNVYHHSVGYAAIILSIINVFKGFDILKPEKKWKHAYIGILIALGAIVVVLETFTWIVVLRRRSRSSEKSHHGANGTNGYGATPSV, from the exons ATGGCACACTCGGCCACTTACAGGTCGCTGCTCCTACTCTGCATTGTGGGTAGCCTCATTTGCGCCTCCTCTGCACAGACCTGCAGGTCGCAGAATTTTGCCAACAAGAACTTTCAGACCTGCGTCGACCTCCCTGTCCTCAACGCCTTCCTCCACTGGACATACTTCCCTTCCAATGGTACCGTCGACATCGCCTACAGGGCCACCCCTTCTGTCGCCGGCGGCTGGGTCGCCTGGGCCATCAATCCCACCGGCACGCGCATGCTCGGCTCACAGGCCATCGTGGGCTACCTCGTCTCCGGCACCGTCAACGTCATAACCACCAGCGTCAACAGCTACACACCCTCCATGCAGAACGGGAGCCTGAGCTTCACCGTCTCCAACCTCGCCGGCGAGTCCTCCGGCAACGACATCATTCTTTTTGCGACCTTGAGCCTGCCGAGCAACAGTTCTACCCTGAATCAGGTGTGGCAGAGCGGTCCCATGTCTGGTACGACTCACTCCCCACATTCTACCACCGGTGCGAACGTTCAGTCGATGAGGACCCTGGATCTCCTCTCCGGTCAGAGCACGTCCACCGGCGGCGGGGATTCCAAGACCCGGAGAAAAAAC GTGCATGGAATTCTGAACGCAGTGAGTTGGGGTATCCTGATGCCCACCGGCGTCATAATCGCGAGGTACATGAGAGTGTTCAAGTCTGCGGATCCGGCATGGTTTTACCTCCATGTGACGTGCCAATTCTCCGCGTACGTTGTCGGCGTTGCTGGGTGGGGAACTGGCATGAAACTCGGAAGTGAATCTCCGGGCATCCAGCAGACTTTTCACAGGAACATTGGCATCACTCTCTTCTGTCTCGGAACACTTCAG GTTTTTGCTCTGTTTCTGAGACCCCAGAAGGATCACAAGTACCGCATCTACTGGAACGTCTACCACCATTCTGTTGGTTACGCAGCCATCATCTTGAGCATTATTAATGTCTTTAAAGGGTTCGACATTCTTAAACCAGAGAAGAAATGGAAACACGCATACATCGGGATCCTTATTGCTTTGGGCGCCATTGTTGTTGTCTTAGAGACCTTCACGTGGATTGTAGTGCTGAGGAGGAGATCAAGAAGCTCGGAGAAGTCGCACCACGGTGCAAATGGAACAAATGGATATGGTGCGACTCCTTCTGTATAG